A region from the Aegilops tauschii subsp. strangulata cultivar AL8/78 chromosome 5, Aet v6.0, whole genome shotgun sequence genome encodes:
- the LOC109782064 gene encoding uncharacterized protein: MEPSAGRWSDLPDELVGMVRSRIASLGDRVRFLAVCKSWRAVAPWQPTPPAAPLLLLSLWAGWGEKHMCGPDGSWVFRVPSKADGKQFLGSHDGGWVVVFDSHVLTVVNLFSGVEVALSPKQSRPAFFMKNMQKIIFSQHPTSSNGCILAAIVENWSQIALCRLGCSEGEWTTYGRHEWTAGWRRKVIFDIAFCNGELYGLMGNEGEGESELLVRFEIGAKKDGTPVIITNHELPIQRPSGTNDCLPYARYIFELHGKPSMAVMTRWLPNREPFFRVFKLVDAGIDEVCEAEVTSFDDYALFLGTRWSKAVHVPVGVGHHSPERNHIYYSTYSPENKSSGDEVYSVISNHGTYIEMCCKKDQTIEDGVDKIGYYVSARNDAVWLLPPDL, translated from the coding sequence ATGGAGCCATCAGCGGGGCGGTGGTCCGACCTGCCCGACGAACTCGTCGGCATGGTCCGCTCCAGGATCGCCTCCCTAGGCGACCGCGTGCGCTTCCTCGCCGTATGCAAGTCATGGCGGGCCGTCGCGCCGTGGCAACCGACGCCTCCCGCCGCGCCGCTGCTGCTCCTCTCGCTGTGGGCAGGCTGGGGGGAGAAGCACATGTGCGGCCCTGACGGCAGTTGGGTCTTCCGCGTCCCAAGCAAGGCAGACGGTAAGCAATTCCTAGGCTCCCATGACGGTGGATGGGTCGTGGTGTTCGACTCCCATGTGCTCACCGTTGTGAACCTCTTCTCTGGAGTCGAGGTGGCGCTCTCCCCCAAACAATCCCGGCCGGCCTTCTTCATGAAGAACATGCAGAAGATCATCTTCTCTCAACACCCGACCTCCTCCAACGGTTGCATCCTCGCCGCCATAGTGGAAAATTGGTCCCAAATTGCGTTGTGCAGACTTGGCTGCTCGGAAGGCGAGTGGACCACGTATGGCCGGCATGAGTGGACTGCTGGCTGGCGCAGGAAGGTGATCTTCGACATTGCTTTCTGCAATGGCGAGCTCTATGGCCTCATGGGCAACGAGGGCGAGGGCGAGAGCGAGTTATTAGTTAGATTTGAAATCGGAGCAAAAAAAGACGGCACACCTGTGATCATAACAAACCACGAGCTCCCTATCCAAAGGCCCTCTGGCACCAACGACTGTTTACCCTACGCCAGGTACATCTTTGAGCTGCATGGCAAGCCTTCGATGGCGGTAATGACTCGATGGTTGCCCAACCGTGAGCCTTTCTTCAGGGTCTTCAAGCTTGTTGATGCCGGCATTGATGAGGTTTGCGAGGCAGAGGTGACGAGCTTCGACGACTACGCCTTGTTCTTGGGGACACGGTGGTCTAAGGCAGTGCACGTGCCAGTGGGTGTCGGGCACCACAGTCCGGAGAGAAACCACATCTATTACTCTACCTACTCACCAGAAAACAAGTCATCGGGAGATGAGGTGTACTCGGTAATATCAAACCATGGCACGTATATTGAGATgtgttgcaagaaagatcaaacTATCGAAGACGGTGTCGACAAAATAGGATACTATGTGAGTGCTCGAAATGATGCAGTGTGGCTTCTTCCTCCAGACTTGTAG